The genomic region AACAGGCTGACGCGAATTGCTAAAGATTTTAATTCGTCAATAATGGGTATCAACTTTTCCTCATCTTGAACCAAATCCCAGCCGCGATCTGAAGTGAATGTATCTGGTGTATCTGGAACCAGAGTACACTGAGTTGGGTTTACTTGGCGAACTATCTCCATAAATGGAGGGTGAAAAGGATTACCTTCAATGTTTAACTCAACTGTTAACATTTCTGCTAGCTCATAAACATCTGAAGGTTTGATATGTCGTTCGTCGGGACGAGGATGAACGGTAATTCCACTGGCTCCTGCGTCGATGCAAATTTGTGCAGCGCGAGTAACGCTTGGAATGCCAATATTTCGAGTATTTCTCAATAAAGCAACTTTATTCAAATTGGTACTAAGGTTGGTCATAAAGTTGGAGTTTTTTATTTTAGGATCGTTTCATACAAGCAACTCGATCGTAAAAGTTAATTGTTTAAGTTCAACCAAAAAAACATTGTATCACCAGTCATCCTGGGAAAACTAGGAGGTAAAACTAATTGATGTATTCTGATAAACCCATTTTTTTCGTAAAATTCATGCGCCGCTTGAAAAACATCAACTGTTCCTAAATAGATGTCGCAAATATTTTTTGTTTGCGCCCAATTTAAAAGCGAATTTAATAGCCGTTGACCTAAGCCTATTTCTTTCCCGCGATACTTAGAATCGACGAACATTTTTCTCAAAGCTAGCTGACTATTACCTATATCGATAGCGGCAATCGTACCAATAACTTTTTCTCGATCTAAAGCAATCCAAAAATTACCATTACCTTGTTGATAGAAACTCGGAATATCTAATAAGTCGCGTTGGTCTTTGAGAGTAATTGGTAAGCCAAACTCTTGTTGTTGAATGTTTAAGATGAGCTTGAGAATTGCTGCTTGATACTGAGGCTGGTAGGTGAGAATCTGAATATTCTGAATATTTGATAATTTGCCTGAGAAATTAGGTGAAGTAGATTCTAACATTGAGCTAATAATCTCATTCTAATTCTGCAACAGCTTTATAGGAAGTTTTATCTGTCTTGCTGAGGATTTTTAGTAAGGTGGGGATTGCCTACCCTACATTTGATTTTGATTAAACGTACTTCTGCAAGATTTCTCCTAAAATGGCGATCCCTTGCTCGATTTGTTCTGGTAGAAGGGTAAAATTCAAACGCAAAGCAGGATAACTTTGCTGTCCGCCTGGGAAAAATGGGGTTCCTTCGGCAACGAACACGCCTCTAGCTAATGCTTTTTGACAAATTTCTGCTAGCGGTAAGTGGGCAGGCATTTGCACCCACAAGAAAGTTCCACCTTTGGGAATTGTCCAATAAGTAGCAGGAGGATAGTGACGCTGCATGGCGCTTAGCATGGCGTTGCGACTCTGAAGATGGACGGCTTGCAAATGTGCTAAATGGTGGCGATAATGTCCAGATGCTAAATACTCGCTGACAATAGCCTGTGAAACTGTAGATACGTGGATATCGTAATGCAATTTACGCTCTACTAAGGGCTGATAATCTTCTCCAGTTACAACGAGATAACCGACACGAATCCCCGGCATAATCGTTTTAGAAAATGTGCCAGCATAGATGACGCGATCGCTTGTATCTAATGCTTTAATTGGCACTGGCACGGGTTCAAAGTTCAGTCCTTCATAAGCATTATCTTCTAGTACGACACAATCATATTTTTCGGCTAATGCCAACAATTGACGGCGATGATCTAAGGAAGTGGTAAGACCTGTAGGATTGTGTAAAGTACTAACGGTAAATATCAGCTTGGGACGATAAGTGTAAAGATTTTTTTCCAACAGCTCCAAATTTATGCCTTCGGGTGTCATAGGTATACCAATAACCCTTGCACCCATGTTGTACAGCAGAGATAGCATACCGTACCAAGTTGGGCTTTCAACCAACACCCAATCACCAGGTTTGACATAGTGATGTACGGCTAATAATATTCCTTGTTTGGAGCCATTAGTAATAATTAAATTGTCCGCCGTGACATTTAAACCGTGCTGCTGTACCAATAGCCGCGCAATTTGTTGCCGTAGTACGAGCTGCCCTTGGGGTAAATCGTAGTTAAATAAACTACCCGATATTTGTTTCACGGCACGTCGGGCAACGCGCGGTAAATCATCCAATCCAGAAGCTAAAGAAAAACCGCTACTGAGATCGATCGTCCCTGGTTGCTGACGGGCTTGCACCGATTTCATGTAGAGATTGAAAGACGAACCGCCCTGAAATTCTTCAATCAGTGGTGGTAGGGGGGGTTGTTCTAAAACAATCGTGTCTTGGGGGGGCGCAAATTGGTGCTTCGACTCGGCGCGATCGATTTTTGCCGGACGGACGAAGTACCCAGATCCTTGACGGGCTTCTACCAATCCCTCTGCTGCTAAGACGTTGTAAGCTTCGATGACGGTAAGCTTGTTCACCCGCGTACTAGCAGACAAGGTACGAATGGAAGGAAGCTTATCCCCCGATCGTAATGCACCCGTTTCAATCAGATGGCGGATGCGATCGCGGATCTGGAGATAAACTGCCGTAGATGAGTGTCTTTCAATAGGAATTCTCACGATGCAATCCTTTTTAAAGATGAGAATTCAGCCTGTTTGAATATGATAAATGATTCATCTGAATCTGTGATGGTACACTTTGACTTGATTTACCTAGAACAGTTTTAGATCGAGTCAACTGTTCTATTTAAAATTTCTAAATCCGTACCTTATCAATTTTGTCTGCTGAGGATAAAACTAGAAGTAAGCAAGTCAAAAGGCAAAAAGCAAAAGGCAAAAAGATAGAAATTTGCTGATGAAATTTGCTGTGAATAAATCTCACTCCAAGATTTACTATGATGAAAACCTCAATTTTATCTACGCAAAAAACAAAAATATCTTTGTTCCTCTTTGAGAGTTTTAAGGCAATTATTGAGAAATTAATTCAGGCTTTAACTCGCAGTCACGAATTGCAAGTTTGGCGTAAAAAAGACCGTAACGGTAACGCTTACTGGCAAGCATTCGATCCAAAAACCCGTAGATCTACTACTCTCAGTTCCGAGGCGGAAATGCGAATTTGGATCGAGCAACGCTACTACAACTCTGATTAATTCACTGGAAGGTTCGGTTCGGCAATTGCTTTCTGATGGCATGAGAAATCGGGGAAAAATCGCTCGTATCAAAGTACGGGCGGGTTTACCTAGATTATCTATTTGCCTACAGGCATTTCGGGTGAAACCCGCCCCTACAGCAATAAATTTGGATAAACATGGAACTCATCATGACTTACTCAATTGTCCACATCTGTTTAGTAGCAGTATCGTGGCTATCAACCAATGCAAAAAATTACCCCATCTCTCCCCCAACCCGCTACCTTGGGAGTACGCATATTAAACCAGAAGTAACAATAGAAATGCAAAAAACACGACTTTGGTTTTAATAACCTCGCATCACAACCAAAATACCTTTTGCGCCCTTACTTTGCGTCTACTCTACGAGAAGCCGCTTTGCGTCTTTGCGTCTTGGCGTGACATTTCACTCTACCACTGGCAACAACAACCTTGAAGCACGATCGCCACCACACTCAACCCTCAAAGTCACAACTTGAGCATCCATCAACCGCGTGCTACCGAGAGGCGAACCCGTACCAGGGTTCATCGGATAAGCCGGAAAACAAGCCGCACTTAAACTCAGCCGCAAAGCATTCCCCTTTCTAATACACACACACGTCGCTTGCAGAGACATTTTTAAAGGTCGATCTTGCCCTGACGGAACGTGAATGTAACCCTGAGTCAGGTTATAGACACTCCCATTTGGGTATACCTCAGAAACCACCGCACACAAGTCATGACTGGGCGTATCGGCACTGCACCAAATCTCTGCCATCACTTCCCCCGCCAAATGCAAATCTGCCGCTAAGGGCGCGGTAGTATAAGTCAAAACGTCAGTACGACAATCAATTTGCGATCGCTCAAACGATCCTGCGGGTACGACTGCATGACCCCCCAACGCTGGCACGGGTCGCCAAGGGTCGTGAACGAAAACATCTGAATGATAGGATTTGGGACAAGATTCGCTTAGCATTCCTGAGTCTTCCCGAATACTTGCCAATCCAGTGCTTGACAAAAAATACGATTTTTGGTTTGATTTAGTTATTATGGGAAAAGTGCGCCACATATTAGCTCCCATCTCAAACCAACGGATTGGTAACTCTGCTTCTAAGCCCATATTCAAACCCTTTACAAACCGATCGAACCAACGGATTTGCATCTCATCTACAGGACTGACAGCTTCCAGCCCGTAATCAACTGTACCGACTTTGCGCGACCAAGGTAAATGCGCCCAAGGTCCCACAAGCAACTGCTGACGATATTGACTCCGTTCTGCCATATCTTTGTACAAACGCAGCGTCCCGCGCAGGTATGTATCAAACCAGCCGCCAATATGAAACATCGGTAGATCTACATGTTGCAAATAGCGCTGAGGCGAAATTTCCTGCCAGTAGTCATCCTCTTGAGAATGTTCCAACCACTCGTGATAAAAGGCATTAGGCGCGAATTTACGCAAACACTCATTTAAACTGGGGACGCGATCGTAGACAGATATATCTTGAGCGGCAGCGTAGAGAGTGTAATGTGCCGCAACATCACCCTGTATCCTGGCGGATTCGGCAGCGAGTTGAATTGCCCAGCCCAAATTCGTTTGCAAGCAAAACGCCCCACCCTCGTATACCCAGTCGCTGTAAAGGTTATAGGCAACCATCGCAGGGCAAATCGTTTTTAAAGCAGGAGGCTTGGCAGCAGCAGCATACAACTGCGTCATTCCCTGATAAGAAAAACCGTACATCCCAACT from Chroococcidiopsis sp. SAG 2025 harbors:
- a CDS encoding pyridoxine 5'-phosphate synthase: MTNLSTNLNKVALLRNTRNIGIPSVTRAAQICIDAGASGITVHPRPDERHIKPSDVYELAEMLTVELNIEGNPFHPPFMEIVRQVNPTQCTLVPDTPDTFTSDRGWDLVQDEEKLIPIIDELKSLAIRVSLFMDTDLEQIQIAKKIGSDRIELYTEPYATAFRHGIVESVFQQYAAAAKQAQAIGLGVNAGHDLNLQNLAKFCSIPNILEVSIGHALIADALDIGLSTAVKEYLKVLSESKI
- a CDS encoding CocE/NonD family hydrolase: MLAVRPKKTVSMLTRNRMRLDADVYYPDAEGEFPVLLMRQPYGRAIASTVVYAHPTWYAARGYIVVIQDVRGRGTSEGEFKLFVHEIEDGEDTVNWAANLPGSNGKVGMYGFSYQGMTQLYAAAAKPPALKTICPAMVAYNLYSDWVYEGGAFCLQTNLGWAIQLAAESARIQGDVAAHYTLYAAAQDISVYDRVPSLNECLRKFAPNAFYHEWLEHSQEDDYWQEISPQRYLQHVDLPMFHIGGWFDTYLRGTLRLYKDMAERSQYRQQLLVGPWAHLPWSRKVGTVDYGLEAVSPVDEMQIRWFDRFVKGLNMGLEAELPIRWFEMGANMWRTFPIITKSNQKSYFLSSTGLASIREDSGMLSESCPKSYHSDVFVHDPWRPVPALGGHAVVPAGSFERSQIDCRTDVLTYTTAPLAADLHLAGEVMAEIWCSADTPSHDLCAVVSEVYPNGSVYNLTQGYIHVPSGQDRPLKMSLQATCVCIRKGNALRLSLSAACFPAYPMNPGTGSPLGSTRLMDAQVVTLRVECGGDRASRLLLPVVE
- a CDS encoding GNAT family N-acetyltransferase, with amino-acid sequence MLESTSPNFSGKLSNIQNIQILTYQPQYQAAILKLILNIQQQEFGLPITLKDQRDLLDIPSFYQQGNGNFWIALDREKVIGTIAAIDIGNSQLALRKMFVDSKYRGKEIGLGQRLLNSLLNWAQTKNICDIYLGTVDVFQAAHEFYEKNGFIRIHQLVLPPSFPRMTGDTMFFWLNLNN
- a CDS encoding PLP-dependent aminotransferase family protein; the encoded protein is MRIPIERHSSTAVYLQIRDRIRHLIETGALRSGDKLPSIRTLSASTRVNKLTVIEAYNVLAAEGLVEARQGSGYFVRPAKIDRAESKHQFAPPQDTIVLEQPPLPPLIEEFQGGSSFNLYMKSVQARQQPGTIDLSSGFSLASGLDDLPRVARRAVKQISGSLFNYDLPQGQLVLRQQIARLLVQQHGLNVTADNLIITNGSKQGILLAVHHYVKPGDWVLVESPTWYGMLSLLYNMGARVIGIPMTPEGINLELLEKNLYTYRPKLIFTVSTLHNPTGLTTSLDHRRQLLALAEKYDCVVLEDNAYEGLNFEPVPVPIKALDTSDRVIYAGTFSKTIMPGIRVGYLVVTGEDYQPLVERKLHYDIHVSTVSQAIVSEYLASGHYRHHLAHLQAVHLQSRNAMLSAMQRHYPPATYWTIPKGGTFLWVQMPAHLPLAEICQKALARGVFVAEGTPFFPGGQQSYPALRLNFTLLPEQIEQGIAILGEILQKYV